A single Nitrosospira multiformis ATCC 25196 DNA region contains:
- a CDS encoding uracil-DNA glycosylase, with product MAGFLDEVKARHIDYYARPVPAFGDPKPRLLIIGLAPGMHGANRTGRPFTGDFAGILLYGTLFKFGFASHEGSASINDNLELMQCRITNAVKCLPPENKPEASEIRQCNSYLAHEISAFAEGGGSALLALGAVAHQAVLMALGLKPKSHAFRHGAVHALAGNFGSDDLKRNGLTLYDSYHCSRYNTQTHRLTTEMFEEVFAKIRSDLL from the coding sequence TTGGCCGGGTTTCTGGATGAGGTGAAAGCCCGCCACATCGATTATTATGCCCGGCCAGTGCCTGCTTTTGGCGATCCCAAGCCCCGGCTCCTGATCATCGGCCTGGCACCGGGAATGCATGGCGCGAACCGGACAGGCAGGCCTTTTACAGGGGATTTTGCCGGCATTCTCTTGTATGGAACGCTCTTCAAGTTCGGTTTTGCCAGCCATGAAGGCTCTGCTTCCATCAATGACAATTTGGAGCTGATGCAATGCCGTATCACCAATGCGGTCAAATGCCTTCCGCCGGAGAACAAACCGGAGGCAAGCGAGATCAGGCAGTGCAATAGCTATCTCGCACATGAGATTTCGGCCTTTGCAGAAGGGGGCGGTAGCGCGCTACTGGCTCTTGGCGCTGTTGCTCATCAGGCTGTGTTGATGGCACTGGGCCTCAAGCCGAAGTCCCATGCCTTCCGTCATGGTGCCGTTCATGCGCTTGCCGGAAACTTCGGGTCTGATGACTTGAAACGCAACGGGTTGACGCTATATGACAGCTATCATTGCAGTCGTTACAATACTCAGACCCATCGCCTGACTACAGAAATGTTCGAAGAGGTGTTTGCAAAAATCCGCTCTGACCTGCTCTGA
- a CDS encoding DMT family transporter, producing MLIDEISRRKGEGEIPASVLMIAATLLFATMSMCVKLASAEYGTGEMVFYRGLIGAVIVSMLARRRGITLHTSVPALHFWRSLTGVCALGLWFYAIEALPLSTAVTLNYTAPIWMAVLLIGGSVFLKQGRADTRLLGPVFAGFAGAICILRPAIQNDQTWGGFVGLLSGLLTALAYLQVAALGRAGEPDTRVVFFFSITSMGGGALVTFLGEGWHAHTLHGLGLLLAVGLLATFAQLLLTRAYAIGKLLVNGSLQYLGIAWSYLYGVLLFGDRITGVSLIGMGLIALSGIAATALREPLASPGGMETPERL from the coding sequence ATGTTGATTGACGAAATTTCAAGAAGGAAAGGGGAGGGGGAAATACCGGCGTCCGTGCTCATGATTGCCGCAACCTTGCTTTTCGCCACCATGAGCATGTGTGTCAAGCTTGCTTCGGCAGAGTATGGTACGGGTGAAATGGTGTTTTATCGAGGCCTCATTGGAGCAGTGATCGTATCCATGCTGGCGCGAAGACGTGGTATCACACTGCATACCTCCGTTCCGGCGTTGCACTTCTGGCGAAGTCTGACGGGTGTGTGCGCACTGGGACTCTGGTTTTACGCCATCGAAGCGCTCCCACTTTCTACCGCCGTAACACTGAATTACACGGCTCCTATCTGGATGGCTGTCCTGCTCATCGGGGGCTCAGTTTTTCTGAAGCAAGGACGAGCAGATACACGGCTACTCGGTCCAGTTTTTGCCGGATTCGCTGGGGCCATCTGTATTCTTCGGCCTGCGATCCAGAATGATCAGACATGGGGGGGATTCGTAGGCCTGCTCTCCGGCCTGCTCACGGCACTGGCATACCTCCAGGTGGCCGCACTCGGCAGGGCAGGTGAGCCGGATACGCGCGTCGTATTTTTTTTCTCCATCACCAGCATGGGAGGGGGAGCCTTGGTAACGTTCCTTGGGGAGGGATGGCATGCCCACACGCTGCATGGGCTGGGGTTGCTGCTGGCCGTGGGCTTGCTTGCGACATTTGCCCAGTTACTGCTTACCCGCGCCTATGCGATCGGAAAACTGCTCGTCAATGGCAGCCTTCAATATCTCGGCATTGCCTGGTCCTACCTGTATGGAGTGTTGCTATTCGGCGACCGGATTACCGGTGTATCACTGATTGGAATGGGACTGATCGCGCTGTCGGGAATTGCGGCCACAGCATTACGTGAACCTCTTGCTTCTCCTGGCGGAATGGAAACGCCAGAAAGACTTTGA
- the efp gene encoding elongation factor P yields MAKVLATEIRVGNLIEWDKRIWRVLKCYHVHVGGRGGAFMQVEMKDIEAGTKTNQRIRTEDKVERAFVEPREMTFLYQEGDNYIFMDKENYEQLSLSRDFLEGQYEYLLPNTDVQVNFHNDRAIGVQLPASVVLTITDTEPNLKGATATSSYKPATTETGLVVMVPPFVLQGERIKVNTDSGEYIERM; encoded by the coding sequence ATGGCTAAAGTTCTTGCTACCGAAATTCGCGTCGGCAATCTGATTGAATGGGACAAGCGAATCTGGCGCGTACTGAAATGTTACCACGTCCATGTTGGCGGCCGGGGGGGAGCCTTCATGCAGGTGGAAATGAAAGATATCGAAGCAGGCACAAAGACCAACCAGCGTATCCGGACCGAGGACAAGGTGGAGCGTGCTTTCGTGGAGCCGCGGGAAATGACTTTTCTCTACCAGGAAGGCGACAATTATATCTTCATGGACAAGGAAAACTATGAGCAACTGAGCTTGTCGCGTGATTTCCTTGAAGGGCAGTATGAATACCTGCTGCCGAATACAGACGTGCAAGTCAACTTCCATAACGATCGGGCAATCGGCGTGCAACTTCCTGCCAGCGTGGTGCTCACCATCACCGACACCGAGCCCAATCTGAAAGGCGCCACCGCCACCAGTTCCTACAAACCGGCCACGACGGAAACGGGCCTGGTAGTCATGGTCCCGCCATTCGTCCTGCAGGGGGAAAGAATCAAGGTCAATACCGATAGCGGTGAATATATCGAGCGCATGTAG
- a CDS encoding DNA-3-methyladenine glycosylase produces MSQPSIDFSASSVDVARSLIGATLLVNGVGGRIVETEAYDHDDPASHSFSGPTRRNQVMFGPPCHAYIYRSYGIHWCLNFVCRPAGHGAGVLIRAIEPLVGLDIMRKRRGLSDERLLCSGPGRVCEALGITQEYSGMSIDTPPFQLTPPLDPVPVVTGPRIGISKAKDVPWRFGLAGSPFLSRPFRQPDIV; encoded by the coding sequence ATGAGTCAGCCATCTATCGATTTTTCAGCTTCTTCCGTTGACGTTGCGCGCTCCCTCATAGGCGCCACCTTGCTTGTAAACGGAGTTGGCGGGCGGATCGTAGAGACAGAAGCATATGACCACGATGATCCCGCCTCGCACAGCTTTTCGGGCCCCACCAGGCGTAACCAGGTGATGTTCGGGCCTCCCTGCCATGCCTATATCTATCGCTCGTACGGCATTCACTGGTGCCTGAATTTTGTCTGCCGGCCGGCAGGACATGGAGCTGGCGTATTGATTCGGGCGATCGAACCGCTTGTCGGCCTGGATATCATGCGTAAGCGGCGAGGGTTGAGCGATGAGAGACTTCTCTGTTCCGGCCCTGGCCGGGTATGCGAGGCGCTGGGCATCACGCAGGAGTATAGCGGAATGTCCATTGATACTCCTCCGTTTCAGCTTACCCCTCCCCTTGATCCTGTTCCAGTTGTAACAGGCCCTCGTATAGGGATTTCCAAAGCAAAGGATGTTCCCTGGCGCTTCGGACTTGCCGGTTCCCCTTTTCTGAGTCGTCCATTCCGCCAGCCCGATATTGTTTAG
- a CDS encoding OprO/OprP family phosphate-selective porin, with amino-acid sequence MSAPAVWAQALIFDTTDSPKIKSQDGNFEMIFGARAHLDVHAFDNDKAHSSYPPFGSQISGSFPDSGFNFRRGYTDVTGKIYDLGFKFQNDFAAGTFPGSLREVWVSAKLGPGLLTVGQFKPYRGMEELTSSNEVTMMERPSTSSTGIYSGRQWLMGVGYKGIFRERIGYAADIMSLTHAGMPISGSSYGGRLFWVPFSNEGNILHLGFSYSVDTPSSESLAAKFVDIYGGRRGITKSLGVAGKSSDLSGHSSQSTFALEAAYALGPVTLQGEYVNSTLDDTHLVSGKQKDSTIQSYYVQGSWFVTGERTVYRKERGALGKPKSIGKWGALELAIRYDFAENLAQSLIADPCGTGTSKCQVEVITLGANWYVRQGLRFMLNYYLTEASIGNSGPGTPNRKDGPSVISFRTQLSF; translated from the coding sequence ATGAGCGCTCCCGCTGTCTGGGCGCAGGCGCTTATTTTCGATACAACGGATAGTCCCAAAATCAAAAGTCAGGATGGCAATTTTGAAATGATTTTCGGCGCCCGGGCTCATCTCGATGTACATGCCTTCGACAACGATAAAGCCCATTCCTCCTATCCACCGTTCGGGAGCCAGATATCCGGCAGCTTTCCCGATAGCGGCTTTAACTTCCGGAGGGGATATACCGACGTAACAGGCAAAATCTATGACCTGGGTTTCAAATTCCAGAACGACTTTGCCGCTGGCACTTTTCCCGGCAGTCTGCGGGAGGTCTGGGTTTCGGCAAAGCTTGGTCCGGGGCTGTTGACAGTCGGCCAATTCAAGCCTTATCGGGGCATGGAGGAATTGACAAGCTCAAATGAAGTTACCATGATGGAGCGTCCTTCGACTTCATCCACAGGGATTTACAGCGGCCGGCAATGGCTGATGGGAGTGGGTTACAAGGGAATCTTCCGCGAGCGGATCGGTTACGCTGCGGATATCATGAGCTTGACGCATGCCGGTATGCCCATTTCAGGCTCAAGCTATGGAGGGCGCTTGTTCTGGGTCCCATTTTCGAACGAAGGTAACATTCTTCACTTAGGATTCTCGTATAGTGTGGATACCCCCAGTAGCGAATCCCTTGCAGCAAAGTTTGTGGATATTTACGGAGGCCGTCGCGGAATTACTAAATCTCTCGGGGTTGCTGGCAAAAGTTCGGATTTATCCGGCCATAGCAGCCAGTCGACCTTTGCTCTGGAAGCTGCATACGCGCTCGGTCCGGTGACCTTGCAGGGGGAGTACGTAAACTCAACGCTCGACGATACGCATCTTGTATCAGGCAAGCAAAAAGATTCGACGATACAATCCTATTACGTGCAGGGGAGCTGGTTTGTGACCGGCGAGAGAACCGTTTACCGGAAAGAGCGCGGGGCTTTGGGCAAACCAAAGTCCATAGGAAAATGGGGCGCTCTCGAACTTGCCATACGCTACGATTTCGCTGAAAACCTGGCGCAGAGTTTGATCGCTGACCCCTGCGGCACCGGAACCTCGAAATGCCAGGTAGAGGTCATTACATTGGGCGCCAACTGGTATGTTCGCCAGGGTTTGCGCTTTATGCTCAATTATTATCTGACGGAAGCCTCGATCGGGAATAGCGGTCCGGGCACGCCCAACCGGAAGGACGGGCCGTCCGTAATTTCATTTCGTACTCAGTTGAGTTTTTGA